One Lytechinus variegatus isolate NC3 chromosome 11, Lvar_3.0, whole genome shotgun sequence DNA segment encodes these proteins:
- the LOC121424077 gene encoding receptor-type tyrosine-protein phosphatase F-like: protein MWLQFNCLILQYCRSGHNSCRPDCLTKENLLKRIPRIMLSITSYMSDFQLATIAVCILCVTIITLIWCLWIRRSRTPRRRQSRIDMEYAVKFSYPRRLTQSGTGNGDATTDKSSAIVSITQYTPEVHPRSDSLRAGNSIPPLSPPETKACYEGISAIEYKHVELEPSPAEHRDEHRDEQRGEQRDEQVDEALSRVESTKLEENPKTFQSQVSTESHGYAQGGNIGPVSVEEFVDHVKEMKKDSGLFDDEWARLYDHRYMPQSFALMEANFKKNRYKNILPYDHTRVILDLINGDPNSDYVNASYIQSFSKEKTYIASQGPNATSISDFWRMVWEKEIETIVMVTNLVDKGKIKCEKYWPDQGEELFFEDMIVSCEAEIHGINDARRSLIIHKGDEIRILEHFHFTRWPDKGVPRNVSVLLRFIQEVNRSHDQKSTPLLVHCSAGVGRTGVVIALDNEMRRSKQTGFVDIFNFVKSMRQCRPQMVQTPEQYEFIHDAMLEYLVGHDTMIPRDRFVEHLTEMEIKPEAEGAVSKLHQEFRILNQVCHEPPIDASNMGRMEENSSKNRYQNVLPRDTHRPLLISFSTDSCSEYINATFCQGYKDRERIITTQMPLPQTVTDFLRLIYDYRISTVVMLNGLSDEDSSSMYWDGDNPNILLPFSIDVLDVVKSDHWTERTIELKHRKNTRVVQHFQFQSWEKVDSTEFYQTLLDFMNIVTCQQGDDSPILVHCLSGVGRTGVFCVVKMCLDQLEYEDAVDVFQIVKTLKNDNFQMIQSLEDYRLCYRILNHLMAMSQDSTLQSVQDFQMEKEECLSESLSAKTGDDHDDGGDDDGDVVNEEEEEEDDDVDPNAYYAHTDDDDDDGGGNGEEENLTEEITEL, encoded by the exons CTTGACCAAGGAGAACTTACTAAAGAGGATTCCACGCATCATGTTATCCATTACATCATATATGTCAG attttcaactaGCAACCATTGCAGTATGCATTCTGTGTGTCACCATTATCACCTTAATATGGTGTCTGTG GATAAGACGATCCCGGACACCGCGACGGAGGCAGAGTAGGATTGACATGGAATATGCTGTCAAGTTTTCTTATCCTCGAAGATTGACTCAATCCGGGACTGGTAACGGTGATGCCACGACTG ACAAATCCTCCGCAATTGTGTCTATTACTCAATATACTCCGGAAGTTCATCCACGATCCGATAGCCTGAGGGCGGGAAACTCCattcctcctctttctcctcctgAAACGAAGGCATGTTATGAGGGGATATCTGCTATTGAATACAAACACGTGGAGCTGGAACCATCACCAGCCGAACATCGAGACGAACATCGAGATGAACAACGGGGTGAACAACGAGATGAACAAGTAGATGAGGCTTTAAGTCGGGTAGAATCAACCAAACTGGAGGAGAATCCTAAAACTTTCCAGTCCCAAGTTTCTACCGAGTCTCATGGCTACGCACAAGGAGGTAATATAGGCCCTGTATCCGTTGAAGAGTTTGTAGACCACGTCAAGGAAATGAAGAAAGACAGTGGACTTTTCGACGATGAATGGGCC CGATTATATGACCATAGATACATGCCACAGTCCTTTGCATTAATGGAAGCAAACTTCAAGAAGAATCGATACAAGAACATTCTTCCGT ATGACCATACAAGGGTCATCCTTGATTTAATCAATGGTGATCCTAACAGTGATTACGTCAATGCAAGTTATATTCAG AGTTTCTCAAAGGAAAAGACATACATTGCATCACAAG GACCCAACGCGACTTCGATATCAGATTTTTGGAGGATGGTTTgggagaaagagatagagactATTGTCATGGTAACCAATCTGGTGGACAAGGGCAAG ATAAAATGTGAGAAATATTGGCCTGATCAGGGAGAGGAACTATTTTTTGAGGATATGATAGTGAGTTGTGAAGCGGAGATCCATGGGATAAATGACGCCAGACGATCACTCATCATTCACAAG GGCGATGAGATTCGTATCCTGGAGCATTTTCATTTCACACGCTGGCCAGACAAAGGAGTGCCGAGGAATGTTTCCGTACTACTTAGATTCATACAAGAAGTTAacagatcacatgaccaaaaATCTACACCCCTATTGGTTCATTGTAG TGCTGGCGTTGGTCGTACAGGAGTGGTGATTGCATTGGATAATGAGATGAGAAGATCCAAACAAACTGGTTTTGTCGATATCTTCAATTTTGTCAAATCAATGAGACAGTGTAGACCTCAGATGGTGCAGACACCG GAGCAATACGAATTCATCCATGACGCCATGTTGGAATATCTTGTTGGTCACGACACTATGATACCACGTGACCGATTCGTGGAACACCTCACTGAGATGGAAATCAAACCTGAAGCAGAGGGTGCTGTTTCAAAGTTACACCAAGAGTTCAGG ATCCTGAATCAAGTCTGTCATGAGCCACCGATTGATGCCAGTAACATGGGGAGAATGgaagaaaattcatcaaagaatcGATATCAAAACGTCCTTCCTC gAGACACACATCGACCTCTCCTGATATCCTTCAGTACCGATTCATGTTCGGAGTATATCAACGCAACATTCTGTCAG GGATACAAAGATCGTGAGCGGATCATTACGACTCAGATGCCCCTCCCACAGACGGTTACGGACTTTCTACGACTGATCTACGATTATCGCATTAGCACCGTCGTGATGCTTAACGGGCTTTCGGACGAAGAC AGTTCTTCTATGTACTGGGACGGGGATAATCCAAACATTCTTCTACCATTTTCAATCGATGTATTGGACGTCGTGAAATCTGATCATTGGACAGAGCGTACGATAGAACTCAAACACAGAAAG aacaCCAGGGTTGTTCAACATTTCCAATTTCAATCGTGGGAGAAAGTGGATTCTACAGAATTCTACCAGACATTACTTGATTTTATGAACATCGTAACCTGCCAACAAGGTGATGATAGTCCAATCCTTGTTCACTGTTT GAGTGGGGTTGGCCGGACTGGTGTATTCTGTGTTGTGAAGATGTGTCTTGACCAGCTGGAGTATGAAGATGCAGTGGACGTGTTTCAGATTGTCAAGACACTGAAGAATGATAACTTCCAAATGATACAGAGTTTG GAGGACTACAGGCTGTGTTACCGCATCTTGAATCATCTCATGGCGATGTCACAAGACTCTACTTTACAATCTGTTCAAGATTTCCAGATGGAGAAGGAGGAATGTCTGTCTGAGTCTCTGTCGGCAAAGAcaggtgatgatcatgatgatggtggtgacgatgacGGTGATGTTGttaatgaggaggaggaggaggaagatgatgacGTAGATCCCAATGCATACTACGCTCATaccgatgatgatgacgatgatggtggtggcaaTGGTGAAGAAGAAAATCTAACCGAAGAAATTACTGAACTTTAA